CGCCAATTCGCGGAGATAGCTAGTTATGCCCATGATTTGGGCTTCCCGGTTGTGCAGTTCGCCTATCCAAGGGGGCCTTATATAGATGAGAAATACGGCAAAAAGGAGGACTACCGCGTCGTTATGTACGGAGCTCGCGCCGCAGCTGAGAGCGGGGCCGACATGATAAAGACCTACTGGACGGGCTCAAGGGAAACCTTCGCCAAGGTCGTTGACGCTGCCGCTGGCGTTCCAGTCCTGCTCAGCGGTGGGGCCAAGACTGAGAATCCCGTTGACTTTCTAAAGCTCGTCTGGGAGGTTATCGAGGCTGGGGGAGCCGGAGCGGTCGTTGGAAGGAACATCTTCCAGCGCGAGAACCCGGAGCCCTTCATAAAGGCCCTCCTGAAGGTCATCCACAGGAACGAGGACCCGGAGGAGGCAGCCAAGGCGGAGGGCCTCCTCTGACCTTTCCCATTTCTGTCCAGCAATTTAAATATACAACTTCTGCAGACCTTTAAACGGGGTGAGAAATATGGGGAGAGTCGAGATTATAGACACGACC
The sequence above is a segment of the Thermococcus sp. genome. Coding sequences within it:
- the fba gene encoding class I fructose-bisphosphate aldolase; this encodes MDAYQSVGIRRRLRRFFRRDGRALIFAMDHGFEHGPTDFEPVWEHVNPRIIVRKVVRAGIDGVMMLPGIARIAGDEVKPDRGLMIKLTSKTNLRPKSEQLLQSQLAYVEDAVKLGADAIAATVYWGSPQEDIMMRQFAEIASYAHDLGFPVVQFAYPRGPYIDEKYGKKEDYRVVMYGARAAAESGADMIKTYWTGSRETFAKVVDAAAGVPVLLSGGAKTENPVDFLKLVWEVIEAGGAGAVVGRNIFQRENPEPFIKALLKVIHRNEDPEEAAKAEGLL